A single window of Selenomonas sputigena DNA harbors:
- a CDS encoding methyltransferase domain-containing protein: MLTIVMLLTGDVQEARMVRAYLQENYSGEEYERILVYCGENAEAVTFLDQDPSAVLFDGRGAGIAASCNAALQYASGREILFSAAPYVLVRLALRAMQRAAGVIDGISLVVPMLKDPLGLDRVQALPADRCAPYQDAEGLLRFSEDLSVNLDVLPVSVSLDFCFLTQRQALLDMGGFSEEFRTTPFLMLDFCLRFWQADRPCIVACGAFAHENPFELFYDAQDDARFTQKYGLSYPYSFIPRTELLEHMDLQKDGLNVLEVGCACGATLLAIRNANPKAEVYGIEFDKKAAEMARHFAVVEALNVEKLDRPAWHEKFDYIILGDVIEHLREPWQTMKNLAAVLKPGGRVIISVPNVMHFSVFRMMLKGRWQYEEAGILDRTHLRFFTRTEVVALLQEAGLEPQEVFDSKIAETEQDQTFVAQLAALLPPDVDAKELHAFQWKVVAKKR, from the coding sequence ATGCTGACGATCGTTATGCTTTTGACGGGGGATGTGCAGGAAGCGCGCATGGTGCGGGCATACCTGCAGGAAAATTATTCGGGAGAGGAATACGAGCGCATCCTTGTCTACTGCGGCGAGAATGCGGAGGCCGTGACTTTTTTGGATCAAGATCCATCTGCTGTGCTCTTCGACGGCAGGGGAGCAGGTATAGCGGCTTCATGCAACGCGGCGCTTCAATATGCGAGCGGACGGGAAATTTTGTTTTCAGCAGCGCCCTACGTCCTTGTGCGGCTGGCACTCCGCGCTATGCAGCGGGCAGCGGGCGTCATTGATGGCATCTCTCTCGTTGTGCCGATGTTGAAGGATCCTTTGGGATTGGATCGGGTGCAGGCGCTGCCCGCAGACCGGTGTGCTCCTTATCAAGATGCAGAGGGATTGCTCCGCTTTTCCGAAGATTTATCCGTGAATTTGGACGTTTTGCCTGTTTCGGTTTCCCTGGATTTCTGCTTCTTGACGCAGCGCCAAGCTCTGCTGGACATGGGAGGCTTCTCGGAGGAGTTTCGCACGACTCCGTTCCTCATGCTTGATTTCTGCCTGCGTTTTTGGCAGGCAGATCGGCCTTGCATTGTAGCGTGCGGGGCGTTTGCCCATGAAAATCCTTTTGAGTTGTTCTATGATGCACAAGATGATGCGAGATTTACACAAAAGTATGGCTTGAGTTATCCGTATTCTTTCATACCGCGCACGGAACTCTTGGAGCATATGGACCTCCAAAAAGATGGACTCAATGTGCTTGAAGTTGGTTGTGCCTGCGGGGCAACGCTCCTTGCTATTCGCAATGCGAATCCTAAGGCGGAAGTCTATGGCATTGAATTTGATAAAAAAGCGGCGGAGATGGCACGCCACTTTGCCGTCGTTGAGGCGCTCAATGTGGAGAAGCTGGATCGACCTGCGTGGCATGAGAAGTTTGACTACATCATCTTGGGCGATGTTATTGAGCATCTGCGAGAACCTTGGCAGACGATGAAAAATCTTGCCGCAGTTTTGAAGCCCGGCGGACGTGTCATCATCAGTGTCCCAAATGTCATGCATTTCTCTGTCTTCCGCATGATGCTGAAAGGCCGCTGGCAGTACGAGGAAGCGGGAATCCTTGACCGCACGCATCTTCGCTTTTTCACGCGCACGGAGGTCGTTGCGCTTTTGCAGGAGGCGGGGCTTGAACCGCAGGAGGTTTTTGATTCAAAGATTGCAGAAACGGAGCAGGATCAGACATTTGTCGCGCAGCTCGCCGCCCTTT